AAGCACTTTTGGCAGTGGCAGGGATTGAAAAGGCAAAAGCAAATGCAAAAAATGGCGTAATTGAATTTAATGGCAAACAAATACCAGCAAACATAGACATTTTCATGCTTTTGAGCCAGCTTCCAAATGATCAGCTTCTTAAAATCAGAGAAGAGTTAAACAAAAAGTTTTCCTCTTTAGGCGATAACATGGTGGTGCAGGCAGCAGCTGCTGTGATTAAAGATGAGTATAAAAAGATTGGAATTGACACAGGAGCTCTTCAGACAAGATATATACTACGCGTAGGGCTTTTGATGCTTCTGATTACTCTTTTGAGTGCGTTTTCTACTGTGATGGTTGCATTTTTTGGCTCAAAGGTTGCAGCTGGTGTTGCAAGAGACTTAAGGAAAGACCTTTTTACAAAAGTAGAGAGCTTTTCAATTGCTGAATTTGACAAGTTTTCAACAGCTTCTTTGATAACAAGAACAACAAACGACATTGCTCAGATACAGATGCTTCTTGTAATTATGATAAGATTGGTATTTTATGCGCCTGTGATGGGGGTTGGAGGAGTATTTAGAGCACTTAGCAAGAGCCATTCGATGTCGTGGATTATAGCTTTGGCAGTTATAATTCTTTTAGGGCTTATAGCTGTGCTTTACAAAGTTGCAATGCCAAAGTTTTTGCTTATGCAAAAGTTGATTGACAGGCTAAATTTGGTTGCTCGCGAGAACTTATCTGGCATTATGGTGGTCAGAGCTTTTAATAGCGAAAAGTTTGAAGAGGAGAGATTTGACAGGGCAAATCAGGACCTTACCAAAGTAGGCCTTTTCGTAAATAGAAGCATGGCAGTTATGTTCCCTACTATGATGCTTGTTTTGAACGGAGTTACTCTTTTGATTGTATGGGTAGGGGCTCACCAGATTCAAAACTCAAGTATGCAAGTTGGAGACATGCTTGCGTTCATGCAGTACGCTATACAGATTATATTTGCTTTTTTGATGCTATCTGCCCTGTTTATTATGATACCAAGAGCTTCTGTATCTGTACAGCGTATTGCTGAGGTGCTATCAACAGAGCCTTCTGTAAAAGACCCTGAAAATCCGAAAAGCTTTGATGAAAGCAAAAAAGGCATGATTGAGTTTAGAAATGTTTCTTTCAAATATCCCGGTGCAGAGGAGTATGTTTTAAAGAACATTAGCTTTACAATTTTACCCGGCCAAACAGTTGGTATCATTGGAAGAACGGGCTCAGGAAAAAGTACACTTGTAAATTTAATTTTGAGATTTTATGATGCAACAGAAGGTCAGGTCTTAGTTGATGGAGTAGATGTAAGAGAAGTTAGGCAAGAAGACTTGAGAAAGAGAATAGGATATGTTCCGCAAAAGAGCTGGCTTTTTAGTGGAACTATAAAATCTAATCTCAAATACGGCAGGGATGACGCAACAGACCAAGAGATTGTAGAGGCAGCAGAGATTGCACAGGCGCTTGAGTTTATCAATGAAAAGCCCAACAAGTTTGATACTGAAATTGCTCAAGGTGGGACAAATGTCTCAGGTGGACAGAAACAAAGACTTTCTATTGCAAGAGCTCTTGTTAAAAAACCTGAGATTTACATCTTTGATGAGAGCTTTTCAGCCCTTGACTTTAGAACAGAACTTGCTTTGAGAAGAAAACTCAGAGAAAAGCTAAAAGACAGTACAGTTATTATGGTTTCGCAAAGGGTTGCAACAATGATGTATGCTGACCAGATAATAGTGTTAGATGATGGTGAGCTTGTTGGCATAGGAAAGCACGAAGAACTTTTAAAAACTTGTCCAACTTACAGAGAAATAGCACTATCACAGCTGCCAGAGGAGGAATTGTTAGCATGAGTGGAGGCAGAGAAACACAACAAAGAAGTGTGCATGGGATAAGACCTCGAAGGGGTATGGGCCATGGACCGCGTGGTTTTGTCCCCGGTGAGAAAGCAAAAGATTTTAAGGGGACTATGAAAAAACTTATAAGGTATTTGTCTACCTATAAGATTTCTCTCATAACTGTGCTGGTTTTGGCAATTTTGAGTACCTCATTTTCGATTGCAGGACCCAAGATTTTGTCAAAGGCAATTACAAAGATCTTTGAAGGTATAATGAACAGAATAACCGGGCAGGGCAGCGGCATAGATTTTGAATATATTGGAAAGATTTTAATTATCCTACTTGTACTGTACGGGCTCAGCAGCATTTTTGGGTATTTACAAGGATGGATAATGTCTGGTGTGTCGATGAAAATCACATATAGATTTAGAAAAGAAATTTCAGAGAAGATAAATAGACTCCCTTTGAAGTATTTCGAAAGCACCAACCAAGGCGAGATTTTATCGAGGATTACAAATGACGTTGATACAATTACACAAACACTTAATCAGAGCATGACACAGATAATTACCTCTGTGACAATGGTCCTTGGTGTGCTTGTGATGATGATCAGTATTAACTGGCTAATGACCTTGGTTGCACTTTTGATCATACCTGCATCTTCAATTATCATTGCCTTTATTATCAAATACTCTCAGAAATATTTTAGACAGCAGCAAGATTATTTAGGACATTTAAATGGGCATATAGAGGAAATGTATGGTGGGCATCATATTGTCAAGGCGTTTAATGGCGAGAAAAAGAGTATTGAAAAGTTTGATAGCCTTAACAATACATTGTACAATGCTGCTTGGAAGTCGCAGTTTTTGACAGGTGTAATGATGCCGCTTATGAACGTCATAGGCAATTTAGGATATGTAGTGGTAACCATTTTGGGCAGCTGGCTTGTTATAAAAAATGCAATTGAGATTGGAGATATTCAGGCATTTATACAGTACATCAGGTCATTTACACAGCCGATTGCCCAGATTGCAAATATCTCAAACATTTTGCAGCAGACTGCTGCGTGTGCTGAGAGAGTGTTTGAGTTTTTAGAAGAAGAGGAAGAAGTGCCAGATACGCCAAAACAGATTGATCTTGAGGATATAAAAGGTGAAATTGAGTTTAGGAACGTCAGGTTTGGCTACAGACCAGACAAGATTGTTATAAACAATTTCTCTGCAAAGATAAAAGCAGGGCAAAAGGTGGCAATTGTTGGACCAACTGGTGCTGGCAAGACTACCATTGTAAAGCTTCTTATGCGGTTTTACGATGTAAATGATGGTGCAATTTTGATTGACGGACATGATATAAGAGAATTTTCGCGAAAAGACCTGCGATCTTTATTTGGTATGGTTTTGCAAGACACATGGCTTTACAATGGAACTATTAAAGAGAATATAAAATACGGAAAGCCAGATAGCACAGACGAAGAAGTGATAAGAGCAGCAAAGCTTGCCCACATTGACCACTTTATAAGGACACTCCCACAAGGGTACGACACAGTGTTAAATGAGGAGACTACGAATATATCTCAAGGTCAAAAACAGCTTTTGACAATTGCACGTGCTATCTTGAAAAATCCAAAAATTCTTATACTTGACGAAGCAACAAGCTCTGTTGACACACTCACAGAAATCCAGATACAAAAGGCCATGGACAATTTAATGAAAGGAAGAACATCCTTTATAATAGCGCACAGGCTCTCTACAATAAGAGATGCTGATTTGATACTTGTCATGGACCATGGCGACATAGTAGAACAAGGTACACACCAGGAGCTTCTCAAAAAAGGCGGATTTTACGCAAAACTTTACTATAGCCAATTTGAAAAAGAAGAGATGGCAAGTTAACAAACAAAAGATGCCTAAACAAAAGTCCTGGGGGCAGATCCCAGGACTTTTTTCTTGATTAGACACTTTTTGCCTTCAACTATTTAGAGCTTTTTTGTATAAATTTGGTGTAACTCCAAATTTGTTTTTAAATTCTTTAATAAAATGAGAAATATTTTCATATCCTATGTCATAACATACATCGGTAACATTTTCAAATTTCAATAACTCTTTTGCTTTATTAAGTTTTAAATCTTTGATGTATTCTTTTGGAGACTTCCCTGTGAACTTTTTAAAATACCTGGTAAATTCATATTCTTTCATATTAAATTCTTTTGCAATATCTGAGATCTTTAATCTGCGCAAATAATTGTTATTTATATAATCCAAGATATGATATATTTCTGAATTTTTATCGTTTATTATCTTCTCAGCACCTCTGTATTTGAAGATATCATATACAAACTCTTGAGTATATAAATCAAGGAGAAACTCTCTGTTGACCTTTCTGCTGAAGAATGTATCAACAATCTTTTTGTATGTCTGTGTCAAATCTGGGCTATACTTCCCTACAAAAAATATGTTATTGACATTGCCAAGTTCATAAGGTTCAAACTCTATTTTTAGCTTGCTCAAAACGTGGTTTATTAAATAGCTGTCTATTTCTATAACCAATGCTTTAGTTTTTTCTTCAATTTCTAATTTAACTCTTGAATAAGGCGGCAATATTACAAAACTGTTACTATCATACTTGAATTTTTCAGACTCATTTATTTCCACATATTTATCTCCTTGTAGAATACTGCAAAATCTCAGATAGTTTTTTGATGAATAACTTGCTCTTATATAATTATCGAAATCATAGTAAAATACTCTAACATGTTCTGACTCCAAAACAGATGTTGGTGTTAAGTCACTTACCATCTCTGTACCCCCGGCAAAAATGAAATATTATTTGCAAAAAAGAATTAGAAGAAGAGAAAAAGTGCATGTTAAAATTATAACAACATTTGCAGCAGATGTGGAGGGGTAAATGTGAAAACATATAGATTTTACATGCCACCTATTAGCTTGATGGGAAGAGGATGTTTGAAAGATGTTGGGCAAGAAATCAAAGCTTTAGGTTATAAAAAAGCACTGATTGTAACAGATAAAGCATTAGTGAAAATTGGTTTGGTTAAAAAAGTTACTGATATGTTAGATGAAGCAAATATAAATTATGTAATATTTGATGAAACAAAACCCAATCCAACAGTAAAGAATGTTGAAGATGGTTTGAAAATGTTAAAAGATAATAATTGCGACTTTTTAATATCAATTGGAGGCGGTTCACCACATGATTGTGCCAAAGGTATAGGACTTGTTGCAACTAACGGAGGTTCAATAAAGGACTATGAAGGGGTAAACAAATCACAAAAACCGATGCTTCCTCTTGTTGCTATCAATACAACTGCAGGAACAGGCAGTGAAGTGACAAGGTTTGCAATTATCACTGATGAGGATAGACATGTAAAGATGGCAATAGTTGACTGGCATGTGACACCGCTAATTGCTGTAAATGACCCAGAGCTTATGATTGAAATGCCAAAGTCGCTGACTGCTGCAACTGGAATGGATGCGTTAACGCATGCAATCGAAGCGTATCTATCCACAGATGCAACACCGGTTACAGATGCTTCAGCCTTGATGGCAATTGAATTGATTTTCAAATATCTGAAGAAAGCTGTTGAAAATGGCAATGATATTGAAGCAAGCGAAAAAATGCCTATGCTGAGTATTTGGCAGGAGTTGCATTTAACAATGCGGGTTTGGGCTATGTTCATGCAATGGCACATCAATTAGGAGGATTTTATGATTTGCCACATGGAGTGTGCAATGCAGTATTATTACCACATGTTTTGGCATACAACTTAAAGGTAGTTCCACATAGATTTATTGACATTGCAAAAGCAATGGGGATTGATGTGCAAGGAGCTTCGGCTGAGAAAGCCGGTGAAATGGTAATTGAGAGCATTAAGGCTTTGTCAAAAGAAATAGGTATACCGTCAGGTTTGAAGGAATTGGGTGTAAAAGATGAAGATATAAGGATTTTAGCTGAAAATGCTTTAAAAGATGCTTGTGGTTTGACAAATCCAAGGCAAGCTACTGTAGAAGAGATAATGGAAATTTATAAATCGGCATTTTAAAAAATTTTACCAAAACTAAGAGGCTCTCTCAAAATAGTAATTTTCAATGGCCAAAATCAAGCATTTGATAGTATTAAATGGCAATATTAAGCTATGCAGTAAAAAACAAGAGGGTTGGCTGACAATTTTGCCCCAACCCTCTATTATTATCTTCGCTAACCTTTCTATGTTATAGGCAATACAAACCAAACTCTACTTTAGCTTCACACCCTTCAAGCCACTGAGCAGGAAACTCCTAAATCCCTTATTATTCTTTATTATCCCAAATACTGTCTCAACTTCTATCTTCCTTCTGCTGTAAATCTCTTTGCCCACTTCGCTCAAAAGTCTTTCTCTTACTTCATTCTTTAACTTCTCCAATCTTGGCCTTATCCTAAATCTCTTCTTCCATCTCTTGCCTCTGTAACATTTATCTCTGTACTCACATCCATTGCATATATCCTCACATTGATATATCTTCTCCCAACTTACAAATCCCCTCTCATTTACATCTACCCTCGGATATAAGTATTTTACCTTCTTACCAGCAGGACAAATATATGCATCTTCAGAGGCAATATACTCCCAATTCCTGCTATTGAACTTGTCCTTCTTAAATTTCCTTGGCTGCTCTAAGTTAAATGTGTTATACTTAAATAGAACTATTGATGCCACGTTTTTTCAAATGAAGGTAGTTTCAATCAAGCCCATAGCCACTGTCTGCTACAATGTTCTTTGGCTTGTGAGCTGTTATCTTTTCCACAAGCTCAAGATGTTCTTTTAAACACATGTAGCCGTGGGGCTTTGGTGGATGCTAAAACCTATGACAAATCGGTTCTGTGTGCCGATTTGTACATTATACCCGGCTTTTAATTCCCGTTTTTCATACGGTCATCCTTCAGCCTCATAAACGTGGCATCATTGTCTGTTTTAGAAAAACTGTTCCTGCCATTTAAAATTGCCTCATTAATTTTCATACTTTTTGAGCCTGAAAACACAATCATTTTTCAATACCTTTACCAGCTTCTTTACTCTTTTTTCTTTTCTCTTGCTTTTAAACTCAGCCTACTCAAGTTTTTGGTTTATTTGCTCAATCTTTTCTTCTAACTGCTTGCTATCATAGTAAATTTCTAACTTTACACCCAAATCTCTCAATGCTTTGTCTTCCTTTTCATTTATTTTTTCAATCTCTTCAATTATGTTTTTCACTTTCTCTCTTAACTTCTTTTCGAAAGTTCTTGTACTTTTAGCCCAAACAAATGAATACTTGTTTGCATTAGCTTCAGGTTTTGTCCTATCAAGATAGTAATAATCGAAGTTTACATACCCTAACTGTACAAGAAGTTTAACCACCTGAGCAAAAATATTTTCAATTGTCTCTCCTAAAATTTCTTTTTTAAATCTGTTGATAGTTCTAAAATCAGGGACTTGATACTTTGAGAGCCACATAAAAGTAATATTTTCTTGTAAAGCCTGAGCTATTTTTCTTGATGAATAAATACCTTGTATGTAAAGCGTATATTAAAACTTTTAATAACATTAGTGGATGGTAACTACTTGTACCACCGCCTTTGTACCTTTCTATTATGGTGGATATATCTATGATTTTATCAATTACTCTGACCAGATGATTTTGAGGTATAAAAGCTTCTGGGTCGATAGGCGTCAAATTATGGGCTGTAATTTTTGAAGACAACTTTATCATGTTTACGAGCCAAGGGTTATCACCTCACATTATTATTTATGGTATATTACATCATAAATATATCGTATTGTAAAAATATCAAAATTAAAAGGAGCTGCCCAATTATCATTTTGGACAGCCCCTTATTTTTTTTAACTCTGGTTCATATAAAGTTAAGTTTGGACTTAAATCCTACGATAGTAGCAACTTTGTCTTATTCTAAACTCAAGAAAATCAAAGCAATTTTAAGCTATTTTAAGAAAAACGTAATTTTAGCTCAAAAATTGGCGAAATATCGTCTAAAAAAAGGAAAAAACGTGATTGACAGTGTGAAAAAGTATAAGATAAAATTTGCATAAAAATTCCAAGAAGAAGTTTACAGAAAATATAGTTTGCGCATAAGACACACTAAATAAGATAATAAAGAAACGATCACACTAAAAAATCAAGTGGGATGAAGAAATGAGAAGTAGATACTATTGTGTAAAGCAGCATGATATAACGGACTGTGCGGCAGCAAGTCTTGCGACAATTTGTTTGCAATATGGGAAAGAGGTATCAATAGCCAAAATAAGGGAAATAGCAGGGACAGACAGGTTTGGGACAACGGCATATGGAGTTGTAAAGGCGGCAAAGGAGCTTGGATTTGAAGCAAAAGCAGTTCGGGCAGAAACTAAAGAAGCAATATTTGAGAAAATACCACTTCAGTGCATAGCGCATGTGCTGGTAGATGGTAAGTTGTTTCATTATGTTGTAATACATGAAATTGGTAAAGAAAAGATAGTGATAGCAGACCCGGCGAAAGGGATTGTGAAGTTAAAGCCTGAGGAGTTTTTTGAGATATGGACAGGCATTTTGATACTTCTTGTACCAAATGAGAGGTTCAAGAAAGGAAAACAAGAAGGAGTTTTGAAAAAGTTTTTTAAGCTATTAAGTCCGCAGAAGGGCTTGATATTGAATATTTTTGCAGTATCTATTGTATATACCTTACTTGGGATAGGGGCAGCGTTTTATTACAAG
The Caldicellulosiruptor morganii DNA segment above includes these coding regions:
- a CDS encoding ABC transporter ATP-binding protein, with amino-acid sequence MTKLAKYLKPYVFLLFMAIFFVIVQAMSDLSLPDYMSDIVNKGIQQGGIVNAVPEAIRKTQMDKLLLFVSDKDKERILNDYKLIDRSSSEYEKYLKKYPILSKEAVYVLKKVDKKEIDKLNIPMAKALLAVAGIEKAKANAKNGVIEFNGKQIPANIDIFMLLSQLPNDQLLKIREELNKKFSSLGDNMVVQAAAAVIKDEYKKIGIDTGALQTRYILRVGLLMLLITLLSAFSTVMVAFFGSKVAAGVARDLRKDLFTKVESFSIAEFDKFSTASLITRTTNDIAQIQMLLVIMIRLVFYAPVMGVGGVFRALSKSHSMSWIIALAVIILLGLIAVLYKVAMPKFLLMQKLIDRLNLVARENLSGIMVVRAFNSEKFEEERFDRANQDLTKVGLFVNRSMAVMFPTMMLVLNGVTLLIVWVGAHQIQNSSMQVGDMLAFMQYAIQIIFAFLMLSALFIMIPRASVSVQRIAEVLSTEPSVKDPENPKSFDESKKGMIEFRNVSFKYPGAEEYVLKNISFTILPGQTVGIIGRTGSGKSTLVNLILRFYDATEGQVLVDGVDVREVRQEDLRKRIGYVPQKSWLFSGTIKSNLKYGRDDATDQEIVEAAEIAQALEFINEKPNKFDTEIAQGGTNVSGGQKQRLSIARALVKKPEIYIFDESFSALDFRTELALRRKLREKLKDSTVIMVSQRVATMMYADQIIVLDDGELVGIGKHEELLKTCPTYREIALSQLPEEELLA
- a CDS encoding helix-turn-helix domain-containing protein; its protein translation is MVSDLTPTSVLESEHVRVFYYDFDNYIRASYSSKNYLRFCSILQGDKYVEINESEKFKYDSNSFVILPPYSRVKLEIEEKTKALVIEIDSYLINHVLSKLKIEFEPYELGNVNNIFFVGKYSPDLTQTYKKIVDTFFSRKVNREFLLDLYTQEFVYDIFKYRGAEKIINDKNSEIYHILDYINNNYLRRLKISDIAKEFNMKEYEFTRYFKKFTGKSPKEYIKDLKLNKAKELLKFENVTDVCYDIGYENISHFIKEFKNKFGVTPNLYKKALNS
- a CDS encoding ABC transporter ATP-binding protein, encoding MSGGRETQQRSVHGIRPRRGMGHGPRGFVPGEKAKDFKGTMKKLIRYLSTYKISLITVLVLAILSTSFSIAGPKILSKAITKIFEGIMNRITGQGSGIDFEYIGKILIILLVLYGLSSIFGYLQGWIMSGVSMKITYRFRKEISEKINRLPLKYFESTNQGEILSRITNDVDTITQTLNQSMTQIITSVTMVLGVLVMMISINWLMTLVALLIIPASSIIIAFIIKYSQKYFRQQQDYLGHLNGHIEEMYGGHHIVKAFNGEKKSIEKFDSLNNTLYNAAWKSQFLTGVMMPLMNVIGNLGYVVVTILGSWLVIKNAIEIGDIQAFIQYIRSFTQPIAQIANISNILQQTAACAERVFEFLEEEEEVPDTPKQIDLEDIKGEIEFRNVRFGYRPDKIVINNFSAKIKAGQKVAIVGPTGAGKTTIVKLLMRFYDVNDGAILIDGHDIREFSRKDLRSLFGMVLQDTWLYNGTIKENIKYGKPDSTDEEVIRAAKLAHIDHFIRTLPQGYDTVLNEETTNISQGQKQLLTIARAILKNPKILILDEATSSVDTLTEIQIQKAMDNLMKGRTSFIIAHRLSTIRDADLILVMDHGDIVEQGTHQELLKKGGFYAKLYYSQFEKEEMAS